The genomic segment TATTATCCCAACCCATAGCGTAGGCGTAGAAATAGGTTTCGCTGGCTCGCCATCCGGTTCCACAGTGGAAAGAGACAGCTTTATCGGGAGTGATTCCCCATTTCTTCCATCTGTCTGCTATCAATTCGTAGTTAAACATGGTGTTGTCCAGGTTCCGATAGTCTTCCATAGCGTAAGGATCGGATCCGGCATATCCAAACCTGGATTTGGCGATATCTCCAGCTTCTCCTATATAGGTATAGCCGCTTATCTCGCAAAGATATTCGGGCCAGCTTCTTATGGAGGCGATGACGGCATCGGGGTTTTTCACCATGGCAAGCTCTTCGTCGTAATCAATCAAAACCTCGGGGTTTTGAGGAATTTGGACTCCAAAGTTATCAACAGAGGTCCATTCATTTTCGCCTTTTTCCAGCGGTAGGTTTTCAAGCTCCCAAAGAGGCTTGCCACCGTTCAAAAAACGAATATCCTTTACTCCGGCATAATGCATTATCATACCGGCTCTGTAGGCTGCGGTAGTTGCGGCTACGGAGCCGTAGAGAATTACCGTGGTATCTGAGGTAACGCCCATTGCCTCCAATTTTTTCTTTATATCGTCGTCGTTAGGGCGATTCCAAAACTTGAGCTGTTCCGTCATCGGAATGGACTGATAATCGGCTAGGATTCTGACCCCTCTGACGTGGTTGATAGTGTCGTCGACCGTTATGGCGCCGGGGATGTGTCCTCTGAGGAAATCGTCCTTCTCGAAAGGTAGATTAACCTCTACTACGCGAAAATCTCCGCCCTTAAAGGTCTTCGGAGACCGTCCGTTCACGAGTTCCTCGACCCATTCGGGATAGACGAGCCTCTCGTATCGGGCCATCTTTTTCACGGTATGCCCCGATTCGATCCACTTTTCGAGTCCTCCCTCGAGAATCTTGACGTGCTTGAACCCCGCGCCTACGAACAGATCGTAGGCGTCCGATCCTAGGGTGTCGTTACCGTACAGCACGGTGTCCATATCTTTCTTTAATTCCCGTCGGGTCAGTTCGTTGTCCAGTTCCTCGGGGCTTTTCGCCAGGTCGAACCAGCTGAGTGGAAAGTCTTTGGCTCCTTCTATATGGCCGCCCTTGCCTTTCTCGGTGTCCCATCCGATGAACTGATGTTCCGGACGAACGTCCACGAACTGTACCGGTTGGATTTTAGACGCCTCTTTTACCGAAATTAAGGGTAACGAGTCGGCAATAGCTCCTGTGACGGCGAAACAGATCATGGTTATCGATAAAAAGATTTTTATCATTCTAGATCTTATCTCCTTTTTTTATCTTTAAATATAGGGCTGTGAAAATCGAATAGGCTAAATAACATGAAAACATGTAGCTGAAAAAGGATGTCGCTATAGGGCCTGAGAGGTAAAATGCCATTTCGTCCGATAGCCAGCTCCAGTAACCTGTTGATATGCTAAATCCGCCAAAAAAATAGGCCAAAGTCGAACTGATGGGTTTTTGGACTGCGGCAAGGACCATAGCACAGATAAAAGGAGCCCACCAAGATTTTGATTCCCCTTTTAAGAAACAACCGATAAATGCCGCTTCTATGGCTTTAGAGAGCACAAGGTAGCCTATTATGCCGTTTCCCATCCTGAAAGTGCTTGAAATTAGGTTCAAAAAAATGGCCCATATCGCACCTGCTAAAGGTCCGAGGGCAATGGAGAAAAGAGCCGTCCCGGATATGTTGATGTTTATGAATACGGGAAAGCTGAAAAAAATCGGTCCTAAAACGGTCAGCACAGTTAGAGATGCCGAGAGAAACACGATAGCCGATGTGAAAAGAAGCTCTTTATTGTAGGTCATTGAATAACTGGTCTCCCCCCTATCTTAAGAACCATGTTTTGTCATCTCGGCGGATTTAGGATCGAGTCCTTGAGAAAAAACGGTAGTTTGTTCATGGCCCGAGGGGATTATACGTTAGCGTTCTAAAATTCTCAACGAGAATAGTAAATATGCCAATATTTTTGATGTGTTCTTTTGCGAAGCTGTAGGAGTTAGGAAGAACGTGATTTTTTAGAGGTGCTCGTAAATGAGACAGGCCCGGAGAAAATCTCCGGGCCTGTCTCATTTATATGGTTTTATTTATTTCGGGAGGGTCACCTCGAAGGTGGCTCCGTCCACGAATCTGGTCAGATCGATTCTGCCGTCGTGTCCCTCCACTATCCTCTTGGCTATGGCCAGTCCAAGGCCGTATCCTCCCTGTCCCCAGTTCTTTCTGCTTCTGGAGGGATCCCCTCTCTGGAACCGTTCGAAGATGGAGGAGGCCAGGCTTTCCTTTATACCCACTCCGTTGTCGGACACCGTGACCGTCCAGAGGTCTTCGTTCTCTTTCAGCTCCACGACTATCTTCCCGCCCGGTTCGTTTTCGAAGCGTCTTTTGACGTATTTCACGCCGTTGCCTATTAGGTTGCCCAGGGCCCGGTAGAGCTCGTCTCTTCGTCCCACCATTGGGGCCTTTTCTGGGGCTTCCAGAGTTATCTCTACCTCTGAAGCCATGGGGTGGGATCGGTGTTCCGATATCACCTCGGACAGGACCTCGGTAAGGTCGAGGGGCTCTCTTTTTTCCTTGGGAGGTTCGGCTTCCAACCTTGAGAGTAACAGCATGTCGTCCACGAGGGAGGTCAACCGTCTCTGCTGTTCCAGAATGGAGTTGAGGTATCGTTTTCTGGCGTCGACGTCCTCCTCGTCCATGAGGAACTCCGCCGTGACCCCTATGGAGGTCAGAGGGGTCTGGAACTCGTGGCTTGCGTCTGCTATGAAATTACGCCTCGCCAGGTCCAGCCTGTGTTCTTCCGTCATGTCCTGGAAGACCAGCAGTATGCCCGTCTCTATCGATTCGGCAGAAACGGTAAGGAACAGTCCCCTCTCCGGCAGGTCCAGAGTGACTGGGTCGGCTTGTCCGGACTGGGCCACCCTGTCTATCAGAGGGTGGAGGCTGCCGGGAAGGAGTACGCCGGTCTTCAGGTCCAACAGCTCTCTGGCGCAGCGATTTATCATCCTTATGGATTTTTTCCTGTCCAGAAGTATCAGTCCTACCGGCATGGATGCTATCAGGGTCTCCAGGTCGCCTCTTTCATGACGCAGTTCCTCCATGGTCTCGTGAAGCTGCTGGGACATGTCGTCCAAGGCTCCCGACAGGCTTTGAAGCTCCCTGTCTGCCATTATGGGGAACCGGGATTCCCTCCCTGTCGCTATGTCGTCCGCCGCCGCGACTATCCTCTCCAGAGGTCTGAAAAATCGCCTTATCATGAACTGGGCCAGGGCCAAAACGGCGAGGGCCGCCAGTATGGATAGCCCCAACAGTCTTTTGCGCCCTTCAGCCGCGGCCTGGTCCAAGGCGGACAGCCTGTAGGCCAGCCGGACCACCTGTAAGTTCCCGTCTACCGACAGGGCCCTGGCGGAGTAGACCATGGTGGAGTCCAGGCTTCTGCTGTATCTTATCTCCGATCCCGCTCCTGATGAGAAGGCCCTCTTTATCTCCGGTCTGTTGCTGTGGTTGTCCAGTCTCTCGACCGATGCCTCCGTGTCCCTAAGCACCGTGCCGTTTCCGTCTATCAGACTGATCCTGCATTCCAGCTCTTGGGCCAGCTCTTCGAGGTCGAGAGATCCGTCGCTTTCCTCAACCAGCCGGGCTACGAGCCCCGCCTGTCGGGACAGCTCTCGAACCGCCTCGTCGGCGATATGATCTTCCACTATCCGGCTCATCAGCAGCCAGGATCCGAAAAAGGTCAGCAACACCGCGGTCGCTGCGGCCAACAGTGTCTTACCCTTCAGGCTTTTCATTCGATTCCTCCACGATTATCCTGTATCCTCGGCCCCTGAGGGCCGTTATGGTAGGAGCCGAGTCTCCTCCGGCCTGAGCCAGTTTCTTCCTCAACCTTGATATGTGGACGTCCACGGTTCTAGTGTCGCCCCCGTAGACCCCCCATATCAAGGAGAGAAGTCTCTCCCTCGGGACAACCTGTCCCGGCCTCTCAGCCAGGGTTCGGAGCAGCCTGTATTCGGTCAGGCTCAGGTTGATCTCCTCTCCCTTGAACTTGGCTATCTGGCCCTCCAGGTCTATCTCCAGGTCGCCTACCGATACGGTCGGTTTGGTCTGGACGAGCTGGGTGCGTCTTATCAGGGATTTCACCCGGGCCATCAGTTCCACCAGGGAGAAGGGCTTCCGGATGTAGTCGTCGGCGCCCAGTTCTAGCCCCTGTACCAGATCTCGCTCGTCCCGTCTGGCCGTCATCATTATTATGGGGAGAGCCCGACTCTCCGGAGAGGACCTTATCCGTCGACAGACCTCCCAGCCGTCCATGCCGGGGAGCATCAGGTCCAGAAGCACCAGGTCGGGCAGCACGGGATACAGCATGTCCAGGGCGTCGTCTCCGTTGTCGGCGGTCATGACGTCGAAGCCGTATCTCTTCAGAGCCTGGGATACGACGTCCACTATGGAGGATTCGTCCTCCACCAATAAAATTCTCTTGCCCTGTAAGCTCACGGGCCGATCCCTCCTCCGATTATCGCCGTGTTTTTCCGTCTTCGTCTACGATATCGCTTCCCGGCCTGGGACGTCTGTAGCGGCTTGAACGTACGGTATCGCCGGTGCAGATATAGACGACTCTCTCGGCTATGTTGGTCACTCGGTCTCCCGCTCTTTCGAGGGTCCTGGCCACGGTCAACAGCTGGGATGCCTGTTCTATCCGCTCCGGCCGGGCCATCATGAGGAATAACAACTCCCTGAGTATCTGACTCTCCAGGTCGTCCATGTCGTCGTCCATAGGAAAGATAGCCTTGGCCTTCTCGACGTCGCACCGGTCGAAAGCCTCCATGCACTGGTCCAGCATCTGGGAGAACAGCTGGGACATCCTGGGTATGTCTATGAGAGGCTTTATGGGAAGCTGGTTCGACAGGTCCAACGCTACCCTGGCCACGTTGTCGCCGTAGTCGCCTATCCTCTCCATGTCGACGGCCATGTGCATTATGGACAGCACCGTCCTAAGATCCTCTCCCATGGGCTGGAAACGGGCCAGGAACTGGAGACATCTCTGGTCGATGGATCTGGTCAAATCGTCCATCTCGTCGTCTTTTCGGACGACCTCCAACGCCGCGTCCCGATCCCTTTCCTTGAGAGCCCACACCGCCCTGTTGAGCGATTCCCTCGCCAGGGCCGCCAGGTGGAGTGTTTCCCTCTTCAGGGATCCGAGTTCTTCCTCTATGTGGTTTCTCGAGTCTATGTTCATCATATCAGATAGCCTCCCCGACGGGTCTAGCCGAACCGTCCAGTTATGTAATCGCCGGTTTTCTTGTCCTCAGGCGAGGTGAAGATCTTCTCCGTGGGGCCGTATTCCACCAGGTCGCCCATCAGGAAGAAGGCCGTGTCGTCCGATATCCTGGCCGCCTGCTGCATGTTGTGGGTCACTATTACCACGGTGTATCTTTCCCTGAGCTGGCGGCAGAGTTCCTCTATGCGGGCCGTCGCCA from the Dethiosulfovibrio russensis genome contains:
- a CDS encoding response regulator, whose translation is MSLQGKRILLVEDESSIVDVVSQALKRYGFDVMTADNGDDALDMLYPVLPDLVLLDLMLPGMDGWEVCRRIRSSPESRALPIIMMTARRDERDLVQGLELGADDYIRKPFSLVELMARVKSLIRRTQLVQTKPTVSVGDLEIDLEGQIAKFKGEEINLSLTEYRLLRTLAERPGQVVPRERLLSLIWGVYGGDTRTVDVHISRLRKKLAQAGGDSAPTITALRGRGYRIIVEESNEKPEG
- the phoU gene encoding phosphate signaling complex protein PhoU codes for the protein MMNIDSRNHIEEELGSLKRETLHLAALARESLNRAVWALKERDRDAALEVVRKDDEMDDLTRSIDQRCLQFLARFQPMGEDLRTVLSIMHMAVDMERIGDYGDNVARVALDLSNQLPIKPLIDIPRMSQLFSQMLDQCMEAFDRCDVEKAKAIFPMDDDMDDLESQILRELLFLMMARPERIEQASQLLTVARTLERAGDRVTNIAERVVYICTGDTVRSSRYRRPRPGSDIVDEDGKTRR
- a CDS encoding rhodanese-like domain-containing protein, with product MIKIFLSITMICFAVTGAIADSLPLISVKEASKIQPVQFVDVRPEHQFIGWDTEKGKGGHIEGAKDFPLSWFDLAKSPEELDNELTRRELKKDMDTVLYGNDTLGSDAYDLFVGAGFKHVKILEGGLEKWIESGHTVKKMARYERLVYPEWVEELVNGRSPKTFKGGDFRVVEVNLPFEKDDFLRGHIPGAITVDDTINHVRGVRILADYQSIPMTEQLKFWNRPNDDDIKKKLEAMGVTSDTTVILYGSVAATTAAYRAGMIMHYAGVKDIRFLNGGKPLWELENLPLEKGENEWTSVDNFGVQIPQNPEVLIDYDEELAMVKNPDAVIASIRSWPEYLCEISGYTYIGEAGDIAKSRFGYAGSDPYAMEDYRNLDNTMFNYELIADRWKKWGITPDKAVSFHCGTGWRASETYFYAYAMGWDNIRVYDGGWYEWHKKKDSPRKEKGLPEDAPERKPHSFFKTTSKK
- a CDS encoding sensor histidine kinase, which encodes MKSLKGKTLLAAATAVLLTFFGSWLLMSRIVEDHIADEAVRELSRQAGLVARLVEESDGSLDLEELAQELECRISLIDGNGTVLRDTEASVERLDNHSNRPEIKRAFSSGAGSEIRYSRSLDSTMVYSARALSVDGNLQVVRLAYRLSALDQAAAEGRKRLLGLSILAALAVLALAQFMIRRFFRPLERIVAAADDIATGRESRFPIMADRELQSLSGALDDMSQQLHETMEELRHERGDLETLIASMPVGLILLDRKKSIRMINRCARELLDLKTGVLLPGSLHPLIDRVAQSGQADPVTLDLPERGLFLTVSAESIETGILLVFQDMTEEHRLDLARRNFIADASHEFQTPLTSIGVTAEFLMDEEDVDARKRYLNSILEQQRRLTSLVDDMLLLSRLEAEPPKEKREPLDLTEVLSEVISEHRSHPMASEVEITLEAPEKAPMVGRRDELYRALGNLIGNGVKYVKRRFENEPGGKIVVELKENEDLWTVTVSDNGVGIKESLASSIFERFQRGDPSRSRKNWGQGGYGLGLAIAKRIVEGHDGRIDLTRFVDGATFEVTLPK